In Mycteria americana isolate JAX WOST 10 ecotype Jacksonville Zoo and Gardens chromosome 5, USCA_MyAme_1.0, whole genome shotgun sequence, one DNA window encodes the following:
- the RAG2 gene encoding V(D)J recombination-activating protein 2, with protein sequence MAQSADEMALQVVSAVNNSSLLQPGFSLLNFDRHVFFFGQKGWPKRSCPTGVFLLDIKQNELKMKPAFFSKESCYLPPLRYPALCTLRGHAESDEYQYIIHGGKTPNNDLSDKIYVMTLVSKNSKKTTFQCVEKDLSGDVPEARYGHTINVVHSRGKSVSVIFGGRSYTPLAQRTTEKWNSVVDCLPSVFLIDFEFGCCTSYVLPELQDGLSFHVSVARNDTIYILGGHSLQNNTRPPSLYKLKVDLPLGSPAVTCTILPGGISVSSAIVTQTGDTEFVLVGGYQSDNQKRLVCNTIVLEDNKIEIVERASPDWTPDIKHCKMWFGCDMGKGSVLLGIPGANKQLISDANYFYILRCKGAEEDKEEELTAQICSQTSTEDPGDSTPFEDSEEFCFSAEANSFDVDDTDTYNEDDEEDESETGYWITCSASCSIDINTWVPFYSTELNKPAMILCSSGAGHWVHAQCMDLSETMLLHLSEANVKYFCNEHVDLNKLLQTPKKVVHLKKQPMKPLRKKTTMKLTTTAKKSFLRRLFE encoded by the coding sequence ATGGCCCAGTCAGCAGACGAAATGGCGCTGCAGGTGGTATCAGCCGTCAATAATTCGTCCTTGCTTCAGCCGGGCTTCTCTCTCCTGAATTTCGATaggcatgttttcttttttgggcAGAAAGGATGGCCAAAGAGATCCTGTCCCACTGGTGTTTTCCTCCTCGATATAAAGCAGAATGAGCTCAAAATGAAACCTGCCTTCTTCTCTAAAGAGTCTTGTTACCTCCCCCCTCTCCGCTACCCTGCTCTTTGCACACTCAGAGGTCATGCGGAGTCTGATGAGTACCAGTATATCATCCATGGTGGGAAAACACCTAACAATGACCTTTCTGATAAGATTTACGTTATGACTCTGGTAAGCAAAAATAGCAAGAAAACCACGTTCCAATGTGTTGAGAAAGACCTGAGTGGAGATGTCCCTGAAGCTAGATATGGACATACAATTAACGTAGTTCATAGCCGGGGAAAAAGTGTGAGCGTTATATTTGGAGGGAGATCATATACTCCTCTTGCACAAAGAACCACTGAAAAATGGAACAGTGTAGTTGACTGTTTGCCATCTGTGTTTCTCATTGATTTTGAGTTTGGGTGCTGTACATCATACGTACTTCCAGAGCTTCAAGATGGACTTTCTTTCCACGTTTCAGTTGCCAGAAATGATACAATCTACATTTTGGGAGGCCATTCACTTCAAAATAACACCAGGCCCCCCAGCTTGTACAAGCTAAAAGTTGATCTCCCGCTGGGCAGCCCAGCTGTGACCTGCACCATCTTGCCAGGGGGGATATCTGTGTCAAGTGCTATAGTGACTCAAACCGGTGATACCGAATTTGTCCTTGTTGGGGGCTACCAGTCTGACAACCAGAAACGATTGGTGTGTAACACCATAGTTCTGGAAGATAATAAGATAGAGATTGTTGAAAGGGCGAGCCCAGACTGGACACCAGATATTAAACACTGCAAGATGTGGTTTGGCTGTGATATGGGCAAAGGGTCTGTATTGCTGGGCATTCCAGGGGCCAACAAACAGTTAATCTCAGATGCAAACTACTTCTACATTTTGAGATgcaaaggagcagaagaggacaaggaggaagaacTGACAGCACAAATTTGCAGTCAGACATCGACCGAAGACCCTGGAGACTCCACTCCATTTGAAGATTCAGAGGAGTTTTGTTTTAGTGCTGAAGCCAATAGCTTTGATGTTGATGATACTGACACTTacaatgaagatgatgaagaagaTGAATCAGAAACAGGCTACTGGATCACCTGCTCTGCAAGTTGCAGTATTGACATTAACACCTGGGTCCCTTTCTATTCGACAGAACTTAACAAGCCTGCAATGATCCTGTGTTCCAGCGGGGCTGGCCACTGGGTCCATGCGCAATGTATGGATCTCTCAGAAACCATGCTCCTACATCTCTCAGAAGCAAATGTCAAGTACTTCTGCAATGAGCATGTTGACCTTAATAAATTGCTACAAACTCCCAAAAAGGTGGTGCACCTGAAAAAGCAACCTATGAAACCATTGCGCAAAAAGACAACCATGAAGTTAACAACGACCGCAAAAAAGTCCTTTCTTCGGAGATTGTTTGAATAG
- the RAG1 gene encoding V(D)J recombination-activating protein 1 — MSVVSQMDLPEEIQHPYTKFSEWKFKLFKVRSFEKTPSDDSQHINKDQAEEVSSSNKEIILRKDEALPRAEKMDLMGNRQALEKDANDMKTQDNKAHQNNLKQLCRICGVSFKTDCYKRTHPVHGPVDDETLWLLRKKEKKVTSWPVLIAKVFKIDVRGDVDTIHPTRFCHNCWSIIHRKFSNTPCEVYFPRNSTMEWQPHSPNCGVCHTTSRGVKRKSQPPSVQHGKRVKTIAERARINRGVKNQAQINNKNLMKEIINCKNIHLSTKLLAADYPVDFIKSISCQICEHILADPVETTCRHLFCRTCILKCIKVMGSYCPSCWYPCFPTDLATPVKSFLNVLDSLGIRCPVKECDEEILHGKYGQHLSSHKEMKERELYSHVNKGGRPRQHLLSLTRRAQKHRLRELKRQVKAFAEKEEGGDIKAVCMTLFLLALRAKNEHRQADELEAIMQGRGSGLHPAVCLAIRVNTFLSCSQYHKMYRTVKAVTGRQIFQPLHALRTAEKALLPGYHPFEWKPPLKNVSTNTEVGIIDGLSGLPLSIDDYPVDTIAKRFRYDAALVCALKDMEEEILEGMKAKNLDDYLNGPFTVVVKESCDGMGDVSEKHGSGPAVPEKAVRFSFTVMNIAIAHGNESKRIFEEVKPNSELCCKPLCLMLADESDHETLTAILSPLIAEREAMKNSELLLEMGGILRTFKFIFRGTGYDEKLMREVEGLEASGSTYICTLCDATRLEASQNLVFHSITRSHAENLERYEIWRSNPYHESVDELRDRVKGVSAKPFIETVPSIDALHCDIGNATEFYRIFQMEIGEVYKNSDVSKEERKRWQLTLDKHLRKKMNLKPMMRMSGNFARKLMSKETVEAVCELIKCEERHEALKELMDLYLKMKPVWRSSCPAKECPELLCQYSYNSQRFAELLSTKFKYRYEGKITNYFHKTLAHVPEIIERDGSIGAWASEGNESGNKLFRRFRKMNARQSKCYEMEDVLKHHWLYTSKYLQKFMNAHKTLKSQGFTIDPEDSLGESLTLEVLESNE; from the coding sequence ATGTCAGTAGTATCACAAATGGACCTGCCTGAAGAAATTCAGCATCCATATACAAAATTTTCTGAATGGAAATTCAAGCTGTTTAAAGTGAGATCATTTGAAAAAACACCTTCTGATGACAGCCAGCACATAAACAAAGATCAGGCAGAAGAGGTCTCTTCTTCAAACAAAGAAATCATACTGCGTAAAGATGAAGCACTGCCAAGAGCAGAAAAGATGGACTTAATGGGCAATAGACAGGCACTTGAGAAAGATGCCAATGACATGAAAACACAAGATAATAAAGCTCATCAGAACAATCTGAAGCAACTTTGCCGCATCTGTGGAGTTTCATTTAAAACTGATTGTTACAAGAGAACTCATCCAGTGCATGGGCCGGTGGATGATGAAACTCTGTGGCttctgagaaagaaagagaaaaaagtaaccTCTTGGCCAGTTCTTATCGCTAAGGTTTTTAAGATTGATGTGCGAGGGGATGTTGATACTATCCATCCCACTCGATTTTGTCACAACTGCTGGAGTATTATCCATAGAAAATTCAGTAATACTCCATGTGAAGTATATTTTCCTAGGAACAGCACAATGGAGTGGCAACCCCACTCCCCAAACTGTGGTGTGTGCCACACTACCAGTCGGGGAGTCAAGAGAAAAAGCCAGCCACCCAGTGTACAACATGGCAAACGTGTGAAGACCATTGCAGAACGTGCTCGAATAAACAGAGGTGTAAAGAACCAAGCACAGataaacaacaaaaatttaaTGAAAGAGATTATCAATTGCAAGAATATACATCTCAGCACCAAGCTGCTTGCAGCTGATTACCCAGTAGATTTCATTAAATCCATCTCTTGCCAGATCTGTGAGCATATTTTGGCAGATCCAGTGGAAACAACATGTAGACACTTGTTTTGCAGAACCTGCATCCTTAAATGTATCAAGGTTATGGGCAGCTATTGCCCCTCCTGCTGGTATCCTTGCTTCCCTACTGATCTGGCAACCCCAGTGAAATCATTCCTGAACGTTCTTGATAGCCTGGGTATAAGATGCCCTGTAAAGGAATGTGATGAAGAGATCTTGCATGGAAAATATGGCCAACACCTCTCTAGCCACAAGGAGATGAAAGAGAGAGAGCTCTACAGCCACGTAAATAAAGGTGGCCGACCAAGGCAGCATCTCCTGTCTTtgaccaggagagctcagaaACATCGTCTGAGAGAACTGAAACGTCAAGTCAAGGCTTTTGCTGAGAAAGAAGAGGGCGGTGATATAAAGGCTGTATGCATGACTTTGTTCCTGCTAGCTTTAAGagcaaaaaatgaacacagacaAGCAGATGAATTGGAGGCTATAATGCAAGGGAGGGGATCTGGACTTCACCCTGCTGTCTGCCTGGCAATCCGAGTCAACACGTTTCTCAGCTGTAGCCAATATCATAAAATGTATAGAACGGTAAAAGCTGTCACTGGGAGGCAGATCTTCCAGCCTTTGCATGCTCTTCGCACTGCTGAGAAAGCCCTCCTACCAGGTTACCATCCATTTGAGTGGAAACCTCCCTTGAAAAATGTATCCACTAATACAGAAGTGGGAATCATAGATGGACTATCAGGATTGCCACTCTCAATTGATGACTACCCGGTAGACACAATTGCAAAGAGATTTCGATATGATGCAGCCTTGGTTTGTGCCTTAAAGGACATGGAGGAGGAGATCTTGGAAGGCATGAAAGCAAAAAACCTGGATGACTATTTGAACGGTCCCTTCACTGTGGTAGTAAAAGAGTCCTGTGATGGAATGGGAGATGTCAGCGAGAAGCATGGAAGTGGGCCTGCTGTCCCAGAGAAGGCTGTTCGCTTTTCTTTCACAGTCATGAACATTGCTATAGCACATGGCAATGAAAGCAAGAGGATCTTTGAAGAAGTAAAGCCCAATTCAGAGTTGTGTTGCAAGCCCTTGTGCCTTATGCTGGCTGATGAATCAGATCATGAAACTCTGACGGCAATCCTGAGCCCCCTCATAGCAGAAAGAGAGGCTATGAAAAACAGTGAACTGCTACTTGAAATGGGAGGCATCCTGAGAACATTCAAATTCATCTTTAGGGGTACAGGATATGATGAGAAACTCATGCGGGAAGTGGAAGGGCTGGAGGCCTCAGGTTCTACTTACATTTGTACTCTGTGTGATGCAACCCGCCTGGAGGCGTCCCAGAATTTGGTCTTCCACTCCATAACCAGGAGCCATGCTGAAAATCTGGAGCGATATGAAATATGGAGGTCCAACCCATATCACGAATCTGTTGATGAGCTCCGTGACAGAGTGAAGGGTGTTTCAGCCAAACCTTTTATTGAGACCGTTCCCTCCATAGATGCATTGCACTGCGACATTGGCAACGCAACAGAATTCTACAGAATtttccagatggagatcggtgaagTTTACAAGAATTCTGATGTGTctaaagaggagaggaagaggtggCAGCTGACTCTTGACAAGCACCTCAGGAAGAAGATGAACTTGAAGCCTATGATGAGGATGAGTGGAAATTTTGCTAGAAAGCTCATGTCCAAAGAGACAGTAGAGGCAGTATGTGAATTAATAAAATGTGAGGAAAGGCATGAAGCCCTAAAAGAACTAATGGACCTTTATCTGAAGATGAAGCCAGTGTGGCGATCTTCATGCCCTGCCAAGGAGTGTCCAGAATTGCTGTGCCAGTATAGCTACAATTCACAGCGTTTTGCTGAGCTCCTATCTACAAAGTTCAAGTACAGATATGAAGGCAAGATTACAAATTATTTCCACAAAACCCTCGCTCATGTTCCTGAAATCATTGAAAGAGATGGGTCCATTGGGGCCTGGGCAAGTGAAGGAAATGAGTCTGGAAACAAACTGTTTAGGAGGTTCCGAAAAATGAATGCCAGGCAGTCCAAATGCTATGAGATGGAGGATGTCTTGAAGCATCACTGGCTATATACCTCTAAGTACCTCCAGAAGTTCATGAATGctcataaaacattaaaaagccaGGGCTTCACCATTGATCCAGAGGATAGTTTAGGTGAGTCCTTGACACTGGAGGTCTTGGAAAGCAATGAATGA